The region AATTGAGTTAGGTAGCAGTATCTGTCTTCTAAGGATGGCAGGGAGAAGATTTGTTTATTAATGATTTCAACAAGCGGTGCGCAGCCCCCTTGAATCGGGGTCAAGGCTGCGACAGAAGAGTCTGAGTGCTAACCATGTGCCGTGGAGGCTCATCAGAGAGGGATTGAGATCCTCGCGGCAATATGGCTGATAATGAATCATGAATGATATAGGCTTGACTATAAGGTTCTGGGCTTGATGTGCAGGATTAGAGCAGTAGCTGAATCCCTAAAAGCGCCCTCAGGTCATTTTGTAAATTCAATGCTATAGGTGTTATGTTGGTACTTGTCTTATTAATTATTAGGTGGCTACTCTCTCTGCTTTGTTCTCGAGGTCAGCTAATACATTCAATTTGTTGGCAGCCCTGCAACTCTCATTCATGGCTCATCCCAGGCCAGGAACCAATGATAATTTCTAGCAAACAGTGCAGAATTATACTCAAACTGGCaaacaagaaaagaagaaaagggatAGCTGGAATATGTGGTTGCTCTGGCAAGGCTTCGCAGTTTGAAGATTGAAAGAGTGATTCGACAAAGGACACCACAACAATTCTATCGAAGCTAGATGATATATGCCCTAAATATGGAAAGGCTGCGGTCAAGTGCAGACGTGTCAAGCCAGCTACTAGTGCTTCAGTCGTTGCATGGAGATGCACTGTGCTGTGGTTGGACGGCTGCCAGCCTCATGCCCAGTCTTGCTCAGCATCCAGGCAGTGGGACTTgagagaagggaagagtAGGAATGCTAAATCTGGCTTCGGACCTGAGTATGTCTGTTGAATTAGAGTGATAACTAATTATGTAGCTGCTAATAGATATTAATTACTGCTGTCAGTCCGGCTGGTCTTTTACTATTGTGGGCAGAGGCTTGGCAGGGCAGTCCGGTAAGACTAGCCAGTAGTAAGAGCTTGGTTACTGAGAGCTACCAGGTAATGACCAGCTTGGAAATAAAATCACGTCATATAGAACCCAGAATGGACTTTAGGGAGGTGATAGACTTCTAACTTGGCCGGTATAGCAGCTAGATAGGTGCCAGGATAGCCTTAAATAGAACTAGACGGACTTTATCGAAGAACCAAGTTCACAGTAAAGGCGATGAAATGTGCTCTGTGTCTACTATCTACTATTGCATGCCAACCCCCTGACTCAGACTATTTCTCAGCATGTCATAAATTGCTACCTGATTTATGCCGTGCCATGTAAGCCTAAAGTGACCGGCAAAAAAATCTGCCACAAACTCTACTCTGATGCTGTGCCAAGCTTGCCCCTGGACTAGAAGCGCGGGCACCATGGGCAAAAGCTTGTTGTAAGTTGCTGGTAGAGTATGGTACCCTGTATTATATCATGTTTTGGGGCTATAAATAAAGTTGAAGCAATATCTCCCATTATCCGGATTTACAGATCTAACCTAGCGACACCCTGCCTTTGGTGGTTTAATCGTCTGATGATTTTCCAGGGAACCCTAACACCCCGGATATCCCTATTTCCGGGGAACTTATACTCAGGTCATAAATATCGCGTTGCAAGCTAGGCCAATCCGACGCACCGCAATAAGACTGGtcaatgaagaagcaagacATTGTACCTGACTTGAACAAGAGGAAAATGGTGGGCTTCTTCTTACTACCTATACCCACTGAGCAGTTTGCATTTTGACCTGGCAAGACTCAAACTCCTACACCCAAGGGTTTCGCTCTAAAGGCCTGGAGAAAATGGAAGGGCATCGACACAGCCTGCCGAATCTGTTTGGTGAAACTGGTATATCTATTTCCCGCCGCACAAATCCTTCATTAACAACCCCCTAAACAGCAACTGGATCCATCCATCCGATAAAACCAAGTAGCTTGCACTATTCAATGTCTGCGACAACTGCCATCTACTCACAGGCGCACACGTGAGCACCTGCTCATCGGGACAATGAATCAGTACGAGTGAACGCCCGGGTCTATTAGCAGAATGTTCTGCGGACGCTGAGGCGCGACAGTGTTTTACTTTTTAGGAAACAGGGCGGGATTGTCAATTGCAACGGGGATTCTGCGTGCCCTGGAGGAGGTGATGTTAGGTGAATAGGCTATTTAGAGGACAGCGGAGCTGGGGTTTGTGGAGGACGGCCTGAAGTATGATAGCGCGTTTACAGAGGTGTTGGGCGAGGTGGGCCAAAAGTGGGGGAGAAGAGTGCATGGGGGAGTTGTTATTTTTCCGGGGGTCCTACGGCGGATTATATCTTATGCCTATCTATACTGTGCTTTATTTCCTACAGTATACATTAATATTATCTAGTCTGTGAAGTAATACTCATCTCGTTGTGAGGTGGCGTTTGCATCCAAAACAGATAGGACTTTACGACGAGATGGGAATCTATATCCATGAATGTACCTACCTGATACCTATGAAGTTAGGGTACCTAAGGTAGTAAGTTCGTCGTGCTGGAGTCACCTGCAGATTTGGCAAGGAATACATCTACTTCCATCAAAGTATAAAGTCCAttcaaagaagaagtatcAAATAATATGGAATATAAATATGAAATATCACATGGATAGTACGACAACTTGATCAGTCCTTAGCCCTGCGCCAGAATTGATCTCGCAGCCAATCACCATTAGCAGCACTTCCCGTGAAGATACCCGGCCCTCCAAGCTCAGTATATAACCGCTTCCTGCTCTCGAAGTCCGATGATAGACCAAGGAACTTAGCCGTGTCCACGGACGAGTTTATGTCGAAACCCTGTGCTGCCATCGCCCCAGGCCCGCCGTTCCTCCGCAACACgagaccaccaccaccaccaccaccaagctGACCTGCGATCATGTTCTGAGCAATGACGGGAACATAACTCATGAGTGCGTCTCCTACGCCTCGCCCAAGTTCGCGGACTATATTCTGCACAAGGGAAAACCCCTCTGCAGGCTGCGATGTACTAGAGGCCTCAGTCTTATTGCCCGTTCCCCGCCTCCTGCTGTTCGCAGGTTTTGCATTGTCGGGAGTCAGAGGCTTTTGAGATGTGCCAGTATTAGAAGTAGAGGACTCTGGGCGGAAGATCTTCGCCGCGGACGTAGCGTCAAGACTTACACCCGAACTGAGCTCCCGCAAAAACAAAGGCTCGACAGAAGACGAGTCGTTGCGACAGTGCCGGACGACCATCTTCCTAGCATGATTACTCAGCTCGTCCGCGTCGACATCCCAGCTCagcacctcctccatctcaaacCCATCAACGTGTCTCTTCCCAAACTGGTATGTGCGCGCCCCTTGAAGCAGAAAGCTCGCCCACTCAGCCCGCTTCCGCGCCTCGAGGCGCTCGTTGTATGCCTTTGTCTGGCCTTCCCAGAAGGTCGTGACGAAGGTTAGGTAGGGGAAGAAGGTCTCGCCGCAGAGCTCGGTAAGCCAGGCGTAGAGCCGCTGttcaagctcgtcgaggCGGCGCGTGAAAGTATTGATTGGTGTGACGAAGAAAATTGCGGCGATGACTGCATGCCCGCGGATCTGGTTGAATGTGTCGGCGATGTCGTGGAATATGTGCCACTGGCTGGCTTCGTCGTAGAAGCCGGGGGTATCGACGATGAAGTATGTGGTGCCGTTGATTTCCGTGTCGATTATCTGGCATTTTTCCGTGCCTGGGCCGGACGGCGGGACGTCAGCTAGACATCAAAAGGTGAAAGGTCGTATCTTCACTGGAAGGGTTTGTCATACCTGCTCCGTTACCAGCAAGGCCTGTCACTTGGGTGATTTTCTCTGCTAGTGATGACTTCCCGACGCCTTCCTTGCCGAAGATAAAGATAACTTTGGCCGATGATTTATCGTGGCTCTTGATCCTCTCGAGGcacctcttcgtccttgcaGTGGCTTCAGATTCGTCCAGCGCCATCATGCTCTACTTTATGTTGGAAGACAAGGGAACTAAAAGGAAAGTGGTTGTATGTTGGCCTAATTGCGATGGCGAAGGCAGTTACAGTACCCAAGCGTGGGGAACCGGGCTTTATTTATGAAAAGCCTAAGCGCCCAGTGATCCACTAGAATGGTCATTTGACCGTGTAGGTCTGAGAGagtttctttttttgttgTGGCACTGAAAACGAATGGTGTTTATTGAATACTAGGTCTtggttgatgttgcagatACAGCGGTAAGCGCAAGGCTGATACCAAATGCACAACATAACAGAGAAGTGTCAGCCAACGATTCTTGTGAATCATTAGTTTGTAGGTAAGGTCTCAGCCTTCTGGTCTAAGTAGCAACCGCCGTGGCATAAGTTGCCGCCTACCTAGACAGAATATAAGTCTGGTTTCGGCCCTTCACATGTTGCATTTCTTGCATAGAATTCTAGAAACCCTTTGTATGATTTTATATCTGGGGGCAAGCAAGCGGCCGGATGTAACTCAAGAAATCTGTAACGGTAAGTGATGTGCTTCTATACAACTACGAGGGAGCTACCTGTCAAAGCTCTTTAGAGCCCGGTCATACTTTCGAGAAGTACGTGGAAGGATCGCTCGTTTGATATCCTTATCATAATGCTCGTCGAGTCGGCGGGGTCAATCACACGCATAAATCTTGCTACCGGTTGTTGTGCCATGCTGTCTGATCAGCTTTAGGCATGAAAAGGGGATGGGGTGAGGTGAGACTGATCTTGAATTATTTATCACCGTATGATGGGCGTCACTTTGCCACTTTGCCCATATGTCAAAATGTAACTCTTGGCTAGCTCGGGTGCAAGATATTCAGGCCCCTGCATCTTCACCTGAAGCGCCGGAACGTGGGCGGCAAAGCGGCCAAGGAACAGACGCTGGGACGGGTGAGCTCCGACATTACATCCTGTTGTATGTTTCtatatttctttttttttttttgcattGAACTGTGACCTTTGTCGATATCGATAAAGCGCAACAATTCCTGACCGCTGCTTCAAGGGTAAAAAATACTAAACCTAGGGTGAGTACAGGGTGCAGCAAAGGAGATCATCATGGGTGCGTAGTGAATATTACATGAGCAGGACTAAGTAGATGGCTGCCTGTAGACTAGTGGTAAAAAGACATACAATCCAACGCCGTAGCATCAACAAGTGGCCTCTTCTCCCGTCTCCGGACACGGGAATCATTCTTCAAGTGGTGAAAGTTCAAGTACTCCCCCAACCACTGCCGAATAGACAACAGCGCACGAGGCCTCGGCTGGTGCGCACAACATCCGGCTCCTCTCAGGCGGCGGATCCTCAACAGGATCGCAGTCATAGGCATGATACTCCGCGTCGTCCATATAGCTAATCAGAAACGCTGCGATGCCGTACTTGACACCATCAACGTTCGACATGTCAAGCACAATAAGCCCATACTCGGCACAGTCGCCTTACAGTGGCCAGCGATTGCAGCTGGACATCGCCCGGACGCGTGCGGTGGTTGTTGCGCTTGAGTTTAGGTCTCACGGAAGCACCAtagtcttcgccgtcgctgtAGTCGCACAGTAATTCCAGTATCAGGCACGTTGCTGTAAAGGGGAACTCGGCACAGGCGCGCCACGGCAGCACAAGCTGCGGCTCTGTCTGCTTGCCCCAGGAGTAGCCCTCTGGTACAAGAAACCGCGGCTGTGGCGTGTCTGGGACGCTGGGGCGCTGATTCACATGGGGCTCGCCGGCGCCCTGGAACTGAGACTGGGTCTGCGACTGACTGGGACCGCCAATACCAGTCCCCAGCGAGAACCTTTTCTGCCTCTAGCGGCGCGGTTCACGGGGTCCGAAATGTTTCAATCAGCGCGAGGGTATCTGAAACAAAGTAGTCGTCGCGCGACACGAAGGTCTGCTCGCCTGAGATGTCATCGTTGCCCTGGTGGTAGGCGATGACTAGGGTGCGGGTGGTGCCACCGGGGCCGACGTTGGcgacgatggcgaagaggaatGAGCGGGGGCAGAGATTGCATAGGTTGGTGTATTCGCGTGGCAATTTTCGTTGATGGAAGTTGATAAGAGATGTAGAGTTGATTTGGAGCAGCGGTTCTGTATTCCATATAAAATGGCGCCTTTCAAGGTAAGCTTTGGATGATCTTCTAGTTACTTGGCTGACTTACGCAACATTAATTGTTGTTTTTTTCACTCAGAGGGTGTCAATGCTCTCCTTACCATGAGCCTCAGTGTCTGCATCTTGGACGCTTGTGGCCTCATCAAATATCAAATTGTTTGCCCTTTGCATAAGCACGCGTGCCAGCGCAAACCGCTGTGCCTCTCgccagagaagaagctgTCAGCGTTAGTAACAATAAAGCTGACGAGAACTCCCTGGCCTATGAAAAGGAGTACTCAGAACAGTTGGATTTGCTCAGGCTTCAAAGGGACTAAGCTGGGGGGCCAAGTTGGCTCACTGGGGTTGGTCGCCCCGCACTGAGTCGTGAGCGTTGTATCCGTCTCAACTCAGACTGCTTGAGACAGATATAGGGATTGAGCAGAGAAACAGAATTTGGGACTGGGTAGCCATTCGGCCCCTCTATGCCGGCGCTCTGCCGCTTTTCGAAGCCTTCGTTGTTCTTCAAAGCAGACATCGTAATTCGGTGATTGTTACCCCGTCTCTAGTTCTTCTGCCACTCCATCCCACCTAGCTTCAATTCCCAAACAGTCGAGTCACGTCAAAATTCTGTGATTAGGTTTCCAATCCTAGCGTTGACTTGTGATGGTTGAGCCACAAGCATCCTGCTTGGGATTCTTGATCTTCGATTATCTGGGTgctgggagaaagaagctaAGAATAATTCTCTTTTCCGCTTGGAATCTACTGTACAGTAACAAATTACGGGAAAGAAAGCCTTCGTACGCGAGATAAATGAGTTTGATCTATTCTCGACGACTGACACGACGGAGCTAAGATTGGGCAAGCAACCTGAATGAAGATTTAGCCAATCATCTTTGTCACCCATGTTTCAGACGAATTGTTCTGCGAAACCGCTGCAGAGGTGAAGGGTACGATTCAACTAAATTCTTCTGTTCGGACTCGGTGGACCACAACACCGAACCGGGTTTTTACTAGCTTGGTATCATTTCCCAGTTCCTCCAGCGATACTTACAGCGCCTTCTACCTATCAGAAACCCATTCAGATATAACCCATACAAGCACGAACTGGTCTATGGTGGGCACTGCGATAAGTACTCGTGGGGATTTAAGGTCATCCTTATGGGCGTGGTACAACAGGGGCGGTTCGACCCTTCTTGGAAACTCTTTACAACACGCGGCCTGGACCGGATCAGTATTTTGTGCTGCAGGTTGGTTTTGCCATCTAAGAACAAAGTCTTGTTGAATCATTGTTGTGGATATCTTCTTGAATCAACCTGGGCTGGATTATTCGGCAGGGGAAGGGAGTATCATTACTACAATCTGGCTACAATTACTTGTTAATGCCGAGGGTTTGAAAGAGTGTGGATAGTTCAACGCCGCGTTGGAGAGGCGAAGATGGAGGACAATTGGGAATAGGATGGAGAGGACGGTATTCGGATGAGACAGTGGTCGATCTGTCTAGTTATGTCGCGAGCTCTATACGCAGAAAACTTGGGCTGATTGATAAACATACACAACGCCACAGCCGCATAAACAAGATACAGTTTCGCGCTAATCTGAAAGTGGTTGGACATGAAATGGCCTGTTATATAAATGGTTCACTTAGCATCGTGCGATCTATTATGTATATGTTGTTAGACCTGCAATTTTTCTAGGCTCTGTCTCGCCAGGATAAAATAAGATCAGCAGCCTTGCTCAAGTTGCTAAAACAACCAAATCAGATCACTCATATTTTTATCTTTGTGTATATGTGGGCGAGGTGAGCATGGTCAGAAAACTGGTAAGCTGCCAATCAGGGCGTGGCTCAGAAATTGATAGATTTTGATTTTACGCCGAGGGTTTCTCCGTTCCGCATTCTGAGCCACGATGGCAGAATCCTGACCCACGCCGACCTGTGAACCCACCCACGGGTTAACCGCCAAGAACCCATATGACTTGAAAATTGCTGAGTTATAAACCTAGTAAATTATCACAGCATGTTTGCATTGCCAACGCGCGGGTTACCTAAAACATGTACgtgatacgaatatatcatgttgagcctcatgtcacgtgccacgtgatctgtatggcatgatctctggcccctggcctgatccctcgaggaattgtacattgaagaagtgagaactatcgtcatcaagatagagaatcaatcgtcatatgacatcctatccttagtaggctacgttcgtgtagttgatgcagcttccttctgccctttcccctttgagcattcataacagTACGGGTTAAAGGTCTACCGCAGAGCGATCCGAAGTGGAAATTCGTCCGAGTCGGCGGGGCACTGATTCAAGTGGCGATACACGAAATTATAGGCGCTTCGGGCCGGTGGTCTCGACCAAATTTTATCGCTGAACTAAGAGTTAGGGTTACAGTGTTGGTCTCTCAGCCTTATAAGGGACAGCTTGCCTCGAGTCTTATTTCATCACTTCCCACAACACACATAGCAGTAGATCAATTGTCAGTGAAAATGGTATGTTCAAGCTTGCGACTGTAAGAGAAATTCATGCTAATGGTACAAGAAGCAAGAGCTTACTGGTTGGAATGCCTGTCCACCTGAACTGTTGCACTTTATTGCCAAACTGCTATCATTTCGCGAACATCGAGCACTATGCTATGTTAATAAGGCTTTTCACTCAGTTGCTGAGCCCTTCCTCTACTCGAAAATTCAATTTACCTGGCAGAAATGTCGCGAATATGATGCTGCACCTGAACAACCTCCCCCAATTATTAAATTCCTGCGCACGCTTTTCTCCTGTCCTCAGCTGGCTTGCTATGTCACGAGCCTTTACTTGGATGGCAATGCCCATTTTCTTGATGCCTATTAAAAAAAGCTTCCTAAACTGTCCATTTCCAAGGATGAACTTGATAGACTGATCTGGTTTATCCAGAGCACTAGCATTCCTAACAGTAACCAGTGGATTCAGTCACTGCGCGATGGCTCTACAGATGCTGTTATTGCTCTTCTTTTGTCGTGCTTACCAAGCCTCAAGGCTCTGTATCTAATCTACTTTAAAAATAGAGGTCTACAGAGGTAAGACCAGTACTGAGCCCAAACTGAGGCTCCTGGTATACAAACTTACACAAAATAGAGCAGTAGTAGGCGGAAACCGGCACTTGAAGTAGAAATTCAGTTTCCTAACCAACATGCATGGGTCAGCACATCACCAACTAACATAATAGTCTACTATGAGTACTGAACTAGTTTGTATCTAGAAAATAAAGCTGTCAGC is a window of Aspergillus nidulans FGSC A4 chromosome VI DNA encoding:
- a CDS encoding uncharacterized protein (transcript_id=CADANIAT00009723), whose amino-acid sequence is MSALKNNEGFEKRQSAGIEGPNGYPVPNSVSLLNPYICLKQSELRRIQRSRLSAGRPTPLLLWREAQRFALARVLMQRANNLIFDEATSVQDADTEAHEPLLQINSTSLINFHQRKLPREYTNLCNLCPRSFLFAIVANVGPGGTTRTLVIAYHQGNDDISGEQTFVSRDDYFVSDTLALIETFRTPQSQTQSQFQGAGEPHVNQRPSVPDTPQPRFLVPEGYSWGKQTEPQLVLPWRACAEFPFTATCLILELLCDYSDGEDYGASVRPKLKRNNHRTRPGDVQLQSLATYGIAAFLISYMDDAEYHAYDCDPVEDPPPERSRMLCAPAEASCAVVYSAVVGGVLELSPLEE
- a CDS encoding uncharacterized protein (transcript_id=CADANIAT00009722), with translation MALDESEATARTKRCLERIKSHDKSSAKVIFIFGKEGVGKSSLAEKITQVTGLAGNGAADVPPSGPGTEKCQIIDTEINGTTYFIVDTPGFYDEASQWHIFHDIADTFNQIRGHAVIAAIFFVTPINTFTRRLDELEQRLYAWLTELCGETFFPYLTFVTTFWEGQTKAYNERLEARKRAEWASFLLQGARTYQFGKRHVDGFEMEEVLSWDVDADELSNHARKMVVRHCRNDSSSVEPLFLRELSSGVSLDATSAAKIFRPESSTSNTGTSQKPLTPDNAKPANSRRRGTGNKTEASSTSQPAEGFSLVQNIVRELGRGVGDALMSYVPVIAQNMIAGQLGGGGGGGLVLRRNGGPGAMAAQGFDINSSVDTAKFLGLSSDFESRKRLYTELGGPGIFTGSAANGDWLRDQFWRRAKD
- a CDS encoding uncharacterized protein (transcript_id=CADANIAT00009724), which translates into the protein MDELDRLIWFIQSTSIPNSNQWIQSLRDGSTDAVIALLLSCLPSLKALYLIYFKNRGLQRAVVGGNRHLK